In the Mesorhizobium sp. WSM2240 genome, GTTTGTGCCGCTGTGATTGCGGCGATATACCGGAGTCTCGCACGCCGGAACCAACCAGGAAAACTCCATGAAAGCCGTCGTCTTCGAGAAATTCGGCACGCCGCCAAGCCTGCAAAACGTCCCCGATCCCACGCCCTCGCCCGACGGCGTGGTGGTAAAGGTCGAGGCGACCGGGCTCTGCCGTAGCGACTGGCACGGCTGGATGGGCCATGACCCGGACATCACGCTGCCGCATGTACCGGGCCACGAGCTTGCCGGGACTATCCAGGCGGTTGGCGGGCACGTCAGGAATTGGAACATCGGCGACCGCGTCACCGTGCCGTTCGTGGCCGGCTGCGGCCATTGCTTCGAATGTAATTCGGGCAACCACCAGGTCTGCGAGCGCCAGTTCCAGCCTGGTTTCAGCGCGTGGGGATCGTTTGCCGAATATGTTGCGCTCGACTTCGCCGACACCAATCTCGTCCGCCTGCCGGATGAACTGGATTTCGCCACCGCGGCCGCCCTCGGCTGCCGCTTCGTCACCTCGTTCCGCGCAATAGTCGACCAGGGTCGGACGAAACCCGGTGAATGGGTCGCGGTGCATGGCTGCGGCGGCGTCGGCCTGTCGGCGATCATGATCGCCACAGCGATGGGCGCCAACGTCGTCGCCATCGATCTGACCGACGAGAAGCTTGATTTCGCCCGGCAAATGGGCGCGGTCGCCACCATAAACGCCGCCAAAACCGAAAATGTGGTGCGCGCGGTCAAGCAGGTCACCAGGGGCGGCGCCCATGTTTCGATCGACGCGCTCGGCCATCCCGCGACCTGCTACAATTCTATCTCCAATCTGCGCCGGCGCGGCCGTCACGTTCAGGTCGGGCTGATGCTGGGCGACCATGCCAGGGCACAGGTGCCGATGAGCAAGGTCATCGCCTTCGAGCTTGAAATTCTCGGCAGCCACGGCATGCAGGCATTCCGCTACGGCGCGATGATGGACATGATCGCGACCGGCAAGCTTGCGCCGCAAAAACTCGTTGGAAGAAAGATCAGCCTCGCCGAAGCGCCGCAAGCGCTGATGGCCATGGACAAGTTCGAGGGGCTGGGCATCGGCGTCATCACGAGTTTTTGACACCCGGCGCTCTCACGCAATTACTTGACTCAGTCAACTATTTCCATGACATTGATCGGAGCAGCGGAGGCTCCGATGACCGAAATCGCGATCCCATCCAAAGAACAGATCGCGGATGTTCGGGCGTTTACCCGGTTCTACACGCGCCAGATCGGCCTGCTCCAGGAGCGGCTGCACAAAAGCGCTTTTTCGCTGACCGAAGCCCGAGTGCTCTACGAACTCGCCCACCGCGATGGCCTGACCGCAACCGATCTCGGCCGCGACCTGGGGCTGGACGCCGGCTATCTCAGCCGTCTTCTGAAGAAATTCGAAAGCCGCGGGCTTGTGACCAAGGCACCGTCGCCGGCGGATGCACGCCAGTCCATGCTGACGATCACGGAGGCGGGCCGCAAGGCTTTCGAGCCGCTTGACCAGGCGTCGCGGGAAGAAGTTGCGGGATTGCTCGGCCGCCTTTCCACGGAACACCGCGAGGCCGTCGTCTCGGCCATGCAGCGGGTTCAGCGCCTGCTCGGCCAGGATCAGAAGCCGGAGAAAGTCTCCTATAGCCTGCGGCCGCTTCAGGTCGGCGATATCGGCTGGATCGTCCACCGGCAGGGCGTCCTCTACGCGCGGGAATATGGCTGGGACGAAAGCTACGAGGCGCTGGCGGCCGAAATTCTCGCCGGCTTCGTCAAGTCATTCGACCCGGAACACGAGAATGCCTGGATCGCGGAGCGCGAAGGCAAGGTGGTCGGCTCGGTCTTTCTCATGCGCAAATCCGCCGACGTGGCGAAACTGCGCCTGCTCTATGTCGAGCCCTCGGCGCGCGGTCTCGGCGTCGGCCGCCGGCTGGTCGACGAGTGCATCGGATTCGCCCGCGCCAAGGGCTACAAGACCCTGACGCTGTGGACCAATGACGTGCTCGTCTCGGCGCGCCGCATCTATCAGGCTGCCGGCTTCCGATTGGTCGGTGAGGAGCGCCACCATTCCTTCGGCAAGGATCTTGTCGGCCAGACCTGGGACCTCGCGCTCTGACCTGCGAATCGACTTCGCCATTGACATAACGAGCGCCGTCCTCCACCTCATGGCGGAATTTTCGCTCGAAGAGGCCGCCCGATGACCGGGTATTTTTCCGCCCCCTTTGCCCGCCGCAAGTCGGTCGGCGTTGATGTCGGCGGCGTGATGGTCGGCGGCGGCGCGCCGGTCGTCGTCCAGTCGATGACCAATACCGACACCGCCGATGTCGACCAGACGGTGCGCCAAGTCGCGGCGCTGCACCGCGCCGGTTCCGAGATCGTGCGCATCACCGTCGATCGCGACGAGGCCGCCGCCGCCGTGCCCGGCATTCGCGAGCGGCTCGACCGGCTCGGCATCAACGTGCCGCTGGTCGGCGACTTCCACTATATCGGCCACCGCCTGCTTGCCGATCATCCCGAATGCGCCGAGGCGCTGGCGAAGTACCGCATCAACCCGGGCAATGTCGGCTTCAAGGAAAAGAAGGACAAGCAGTTCGGCGCCATCGTCGAAATGGCGATACGCTACGGCAAGCCGGTGCGCATCGGCGTCAATTGGGGGTCGCTCGACGCCGACCTTCTGACCCGGCTTATGGACGAGAACCAGAAGCAAGGCTCGCCGCTGACGGCGCAGGAGGTGACGCGCGAAGCGATCGTGCAGTCGGCGCTGCTTTCCGCGCATGCGGCCGAGGAGATTGGGCTTGCCCGCGATAAGATCATCCTGTCGGCGAAGGTCAGCCAGGTGCAGGATCTGATCGCCGTCTATACCGAGTTGGCGAAGCGCTCCGACCACGCCCTGCATCTCGGCCTGACCGAGGCCGGCATGGGCTCCAAGGGCATCGTCGCCTCCTCGGCGGCAATGGGCATATTGCTGCAGCAGGGCATCGGCGACACGATCCGCGTCTCGCTGACGCCCGAACCGAACGGTGACCGCACCCGCGAAGTGCAGGTGGCGCAGGAACTCCTGCAGACCATGGGCTTCCGCCAGTTCGTGCCGACCGTGGCGGCCTGCCCCGGCTGCGGCCGCACCACCTCGACCGTGTTCCAGGAACTGGCGCAGAACATCCAGGCGGATCTGCGCAAGAACATGCCTCTCTGGCGCGAGAAATATCCGGGCGTCGAGGACCTGAAGGTTGCGGTGATGGGCTGCATCGTCAACGGACCGGGCGAATCGAAACATGCCGACATCGGCATTTCGCTGCCCGGCACCGGCGAGATGCCGACCGCGCCGGTGTTCATCGACGGCCGCAAGGCTGCGACGCTGCGCGGTCCCGACATCGCCGAGGAATTCGAAAAGATGGTCGCGGACTATATCGAGCAGCGCTTCGGGCGCAGCGGCAAGGCCGCGGCGGAGTAGAACGATGCGGGCTGCCCGGCGAACGCTGCGCCTGGCCTCTGCAGTACTCCTTGCGGCCTGCGCTCCGGCCGGGGCCGAACCTTCGTCGGCGCTCGGACCGCCGCCCGTGACGATCGACCGGGTTTGCGACCTGATCGAAATCCATGCCGAGCGCAACAACCTGCCCAAGGATTTTTTCGCGCGGCTGATCTGGAAGGAAAGCCGCTTCGACGCAAATGCCGTCAGCCCTGCGGGCGCGGAGGGCATCGCGCAGTTCATGCCGGGCACGGCTGCGCTGCGAGGCCTCGACGACAGTTTCGACATCGAGAAGGCGATACCGGCCTCGGCGCGATACCTCGGCGAGTTGAGATTGGGCTTCGGAAATCTCGGACTCGCGGCGGCGGCCTACAATGCCGGCGAGAACCGCGTCTCGCGCTGGCTGTCCTCCGGTGGTTTCCTGCCGCTCGAAACGGAGGATTACGTGCTCGACATCATGGGCGAGTATGCGGAAAATTTTACCAATGCGGCATACACGGGAACGATCCGGCCGCTCGACCCGAAGGCGCCGTTCGACGAATCCTGCCGGCGCCTGCCGGCTATCCAGTCGGCGGTGACCGCCATGGCGACCGTCAACATCAAGCCCTGGGGCGTCCAGGTGGCGGGAAATTTCCGCCGCGCAGCCGCGATAAAGCAGTGGCAGCGTCTGAAGGGCCGGTTTTCGGCGCTGCTCGCCGATTACGAGCCGGTCGTCAGCCGCGTGCGCACGCCGATCGGCCGGCGTGGCATCTATGCAGTCAGGATCGGCGTCGACAACCGCGCCAACGCCGACATCATCTGCCAGCAGTTGCGCGGCGCCGGCGGATCGTGCGTCGTGGTGCGGAACCGCTAGATGGGCGTTTCTGATCGGCCGTCGCGGTGCTAAAGAGCGGGTCGCCGCACCAGGTTTGGATTTTAAATGCTCCACAATGCATCAGTTGATGACCGTCTCTACAGAGATCCGGATCTTGTTCAGTTCTACGACATCGAGAATGAAGGCGGCGAGGATCTGGCTTATTGCCTTCGACTGGCTGAAGGCAGGCAATCGGTTCTTGATCTGGGATGCGGCACCGGTCAACTCGCAGCAGCCCTGGCGAATGGCAGATCTGTCACAGGCGTCGATCCGGCAGCCGCCATGCTCGAAATTGCTCGACATCGCTCAAATGGACATAAGGTCAGCTGGGTCGAAGCGGATGCACGCGATGTCCGGCTTGGGCTGAAGTTCGATCTGGTGCTTTTGACCGGACATGCCTTCCAGGTGTTTCTCACAAGGAGCGATCAAGAGGCGGTTCTGCGGACCATCGCTTGCCATCTAGCACCCGCAGGACGCTTCATCTTCGACAGCCGAAATCCCGCGATGGAAGAGTGGCGGACCTGGAATCCGCAACAATCGGAAAGAATCCTTGAGCATCCACGGCTTGGCGCCGTCAAGGCATGGAACGATTCGAGCCAGGATGCAGCCACAGGCGTAGTGACTTACGAGACGCATTATGAAGTTTTGGCGAGCGGGCGGCGCCTCTCTGCCAAGTCGGACATATCGTTCCCGACCAAGGAAGCTCTAGCCGAAATGCTTGACGGCGCTGGCCTCGTCGTCGAGGAATGGCTGGGCGACTGGCTAGGCGGGCCCTATCGCCAGACCTCGCCCGAGATCATCCCGATCGGCCGTTTGCGCTAACCCCTGTCTCTGCTCTTCACGCCGTTTTCGCCAGCGCGCTCTCGCTGAGCCAGGAGCCGATCTTGGCACCGAGGCGGTCCGGCGAGACCGGCTTCGGGATATAATCGTCCATGCCGGATTCCAGGCATTTTTCGCGATCGCCCTTCAGCGCATGCGCGGTGACGCCGATGATCGGAATGTGCGCGCCGGTGGATTTCTCGAACTCCCGGATGGCGTGCGCGGCCTCGTAGCCGTTCATTTCCGGCATCGAGACGTCCATCAGGATCAGCTTCGGCTGCAGCGAGCGGTGCATCTCGACAGCGGTGCGGCCATTGGCGGCGATGCGATAGGAGAGGCCTAGGCCGGAGAGTATCTGTCCGAACACCATCTGGTTCACCTCATTGTCCTCGGCGACCAGAATGTCGAGCGGCGCATTGCCGGGGAGGGCCGCATCGCGCTCTTGCCCGGCAGCCGGCCCGCCGCGCAGCGTCGTGAAGGCCGACGCGACGGCGTTCTGCAACTGCTGTACCGGCTCGCGGACGAACTGGGCCTTGCCAACCTGAGTGCGGGCGCGCTGGATCACGGCGATCACCGTGCCGAGAAGCATGGCCGAGCGGGCGGGCTTAGTCAGGTGCGCGGCAATGCCGTAATCGACGACCAGCCGGCCGAAATCGATGTGATCCACCGACGTCAGGAGCACCACGGGAATGCCGGAAAGCCGGACATCGGAGCTTATCGCCTTGGCGACGTCGGCGCCGCTCATGCCGGGCATCTGGTAGTCGAGGATGATGCAGTCGACCGCCGCCCCGAGCTGGCTGGCGCGATCAAGGAAGGCGAGGCCGACGGCGCCGCTTTCGGCGGCCGCGCAATCGAAGCCCCAGCTTCTCAACTGCTCCAGCAGGATCTCACGGTTCACCGGATTGTCGTCGATGACCAGCACACGTGCGCCGGTGACGTCGACCGGGACGATCTCGTTCTTCGTGCCTGCCTCGTGGACGGGCAGCGGCACGGAGAACCAGAAGACGGAGCCGCGGCCGACCTCGCTCTCTATGCCGATCGTGCCGCCCATAAGGTCGACCAGCCTGGCGGCGATCGCCAAACCTAGCCCGGTGCCTTCGTGCCGGCGGGTCGACGATCCGTCGACCTGGGCGAATTTCTCGAACACGGTCTGCAGCTTGTCGGCCGGTATGCCGATGCCGGTATCCTCGACCCGGACCTTGAGCTGGACCGTCTCCTCGATCACCTCGCCGGATACGTCGATCAGGACATGACCCTTTTCGGTGAACTTCACCGCGTTGCCGACCATGTTGGTGACGATCTGGCGAAAGCGGCCGACGTCACCCACAACGTCGCTTGGCAGCCGGGGGTCTACACGAACGATGAGTTCGAGGTTCTTCTCGGCGACGCGGGCCGAGATCAGCGTGGCGACATCCTCGACCGCTTCGGCCAGCCGGAACGGCGCAGGATCGAGAGTCAGCTGGCCGGCATTGATCTTCGAGAAGTCGAGAATGTCGTTGATGATGGTGATCAGCGCATTGCCGGATTTGACGATGACCTCGGTGAAAGTCTTCTGGCGCGGCGTGAGTTCGGTTTTGGCCAAGAGTTCGGCCATGCCTAGCACGCCGTTCATCGGCGTGCGGATCTCGTGACTCATATTGGCAAGAAATTCGGACTTGGCGCGGTCGGCAGCCTCGGCCTTGAACAGCGATTCCGATGACTGGGCGAAAGCCCGACGGATGGCCTCTTCCATCGGCCGGAAAATCCAGACGGCGACGCTCGCGAGTACAGCCAGCAATGCAGCACTCGCCCAGAGCAGAAGCGCGTTGCCGCGCGCCTCGACCAGCTTGTGTTCGGCGTCCAGCGCCGCGCCGGCGCGTATAAGCGACGGCTGGGCAAAAAACTTGTTCTGGTTATTGATCTCGCGATAGGCGGCTTCGTCCGGGGCCTGGGCCGTGGCCAATACTCCTAGATTGCGGACCATATCGCGGGCCGACCAGAACAGATCGCCATTGATGGAGGCGGAATCGAGTTCGTCCGCGGTCCCCTTGGAGAGGCGTGACCTGACATTCGCCACAGCTGCGGTCAGCGCCTCTATGCTGGCGTTCAGGCGCTCGGCGTGGCCGTGGGCCGCAGATTTGAGCGCGTCGCGCGTCTCGGCTCGCCACGCCGTAGTGGTGGTATCGGCGAAGTTGGTGGCGTTGCGCAAATCGCGCGCAAGCGAGACCATCTGTTCGCTGATCGCGTCTATATCGTGCCGGAATGCGTTGACGCCGTTGAGCGCATAGATGATCGCGGCGGAGGTCAGCGCGAAGGCAAGCAGACCAGAAAGATACCGGATCCGGACGGACCGGATGAACGATGAATAGTCGGGCAACGCACTCTCCGGACACATACGCAAAACTTTACAGATCCGGATTACGCCTCATTACCATTAAAAAAACGTTCAAGCGCAAGGCTTTGGCCAATATCACCGCAGCAGCGTTGCGATTCGAAGGCCGCTCAGTTCCGGCGATCTGCTATGAAGCTTGCGGCGGACTTCAGAATCGCCGCGCGCTCGCCATAGGGTTCCAGTATCGCATGGGCCTGTCCGATCAGGCCGGAAAGCTGGCTGCGCGCCCATTCCACGCCGTGCAGTGCCGCAAGCGTCGCCTTGCCGGCCGCCTGGTCCTTGCCGGTCGCCTTGCCCATGGTCTCGGCATTGGCAGTGAGGTCGAGGAGGTCGTCGGCGAGTTGGAAGGCCAGCCCGATGGCCGAGCCGAATTCGGCCAGGCGTTCGCGATCAGGCGCCGGCGCGCCGCCGACGATCGCACCCGCCTCGCAGGCAAAGCGGATCAATGCGCCCGTCTTCATCGCCTGCAGAGTGATGATGCCGGTCTCGTCCGGCGGTTTGCGCGCAGCCTGCAGGTCCAGCGCTTGCCCTCCGACCATGCCGCCGACACCGGCGGCGCGCGCCAGCCCGAGGACAAGGTCGAGCCGTGTCTGCGCAGACAGATTTCCGTCGCGCCGCTCGGCGGCCGCGCCATCGGCCAATATGTCAAAGGCCAGCGTCAAGAGACCGTCGCCGGCGAGAATGGCGGTCGCCTCGTCAAATGCCCTGTGGACGGTCGGTTGGCCGCGGCGGAGATCGTCGTTGTCCATCGCCGGCAAATCGTCATGGATCAGCGAATAGCAATGCACACATTCCAACGCCGCAGCGGCCCACAACGCGGCTTCGCTGCCGGATTCGGGATCGAACAGGGCCGAACTTTCCAGCACCAGAAAAGGCCGCAAGCGCTTGCCGCCATTGAGCACGCCGTGCCGCATCGCCGCCATGAGGCTCGCCGGCCGCGCGATCTCGCCGCTGCGGGCGCGGTCGTCGAGCAGCCGCCGCAACAGCGCCTCGACTGCTTCGGCGTGTGCCTCAAGAATGGCCTCGAACGGCAATTCGGCTGAAATCGTCATGATCCGACCGTTTACGGCAATCGCGCACCCGGTCAAGCGTCCGCAATCCTCTCTGTTGCCGGCCAGACGTTGCGCGAAAGGCCAAGCACCATTATGCCGGATCGGAAGAGAGGCAGAGGCAGGCGGCTTGGACGAACCGATAGTCGATCCCGAGACCGAGAGGCTGGCGATGGCGCCGAAGCGGAGACGAAGATCGCGCGCCGCGACAGGCCTGTGGGTCCGCCGCACAGTGATGGCTGCGCTTGCGCTCGCGCTTCTGCCGGTGGTGCTGACGCTCCTCTATCTCCTGCCCTTCGTGCATCCGGTCTCGACGCTCATGCTGAAGGATCTGGCGACGTTTTCGGGCTATGACAGGCGCTGGGTGCCGCTTGAAGACATCGCGCCGGTGCTCGCCCATTCCGTCATCATGTCGGAGGACGGGCAGTTCTGCTCGCATCACGGCATCGATCTCGGCGAATTGAAGGTAGTGCTCGACGATGCGCTGGCCGGCGAAGCGACGCGCGGCGCCTCCACTATCC is a window encoding:
- the ispG gene encoding flavodoxin-dependent (E)-4-hydroxy-3-methylbut-2-enyl-diphosphate synthase translates to MTGYFSAPFARRKSVGVDVGGVMVGGGAPVVVQSMTNTDTADVDQTVRQVAALHRAGSEIVRITVDRDEAAAAVPGIRERLDRLGINVPLVGDFHYIGHRLLADHPECAEALAKYRINPGNVGFKEKKDKQFGAIVEMAIRYGKPVRIGVNWGSLDADLLTRLMDENQKQGSPLTAQEVTREAIVQSALLSAHAAEEIGLARDKIILSAKVSQVQDLIAVYTELAKRSDHALHLGLTEAGMGSKGIVASSAAMGILLQQGIGDTIRVSLTPEPNGDRTREVQVAQELLQTMGFRQFVPTVAACPGCGRTTSTVFQELAQNIQADLRKNMPLWREKYPGVEDLKVAVMGCIVNGPGESKHADIGISLPGTGEMPTAPVFIDGRKAATLRGPDIAEEFEKMVADYIEQRFGRSGKAAAE
- a CDS encoding zinc-dependent alcohol dehydrogenase family protein; translation: MKAVVFEKFGTPPSLQNVPDPTPSPDGVVVKVEATGLCRSDWHGWMGHDPDITLPHVPGHELAGTIQAVGGHVRNWNIGDRVTVPFVAGCGHCFECNSGNHQVCERQFQPGFSAWGSFAEYVALDFADTNLVRLPDELDFATAAALGCRFVTSFRAIVDQGRTKPGEWVAVHGCGGVGLSAIMIATAMGANVVAIDLTDEKLDFARQMGAVATINAAKTENVVRAVKQVTRGGAHVSIDALGHPATCYNSISNLRRRGRHVQVGLMLGDHARAQVPMSKVIAFELEILGSHGMQAFRYGAMMDMIATGKLAPQKLVGRKISLAEAPQALMAMDKFEGLGIGVITSF
- a CDS encoding bifunctional helix-turn-helix transcriptional regulator/GNAT family N-acetyltransferase, translated to MTEIAIPSKEQIADVRAFTRFYTRQIGLLQERLHKSAFSLTEARVLYELAHRDGLTATDLGRDLGLDAGYLSRLLKKFESRGLVTKAPSPADARQSMLTITEAGRKAFEPLDQASREEVAGLLGRLSTEHREAVVSAMQRVQRLLGQDQKPEKVSYSLRPLQVGDIGWIVHRQGVLYAREYGWDESYEALAAEILAGFVKSFDPEHENAWIAEREGKVVGSVFLMRKSADVAKLRLLYVEPSARGLGVGRRLVDECIGFARAKGYKTLTLWTNDVLVSARRIYQAAGFRLVGEERHHSFGKDLVGQTWDLAL
- a CDS encoding methyltransferase domain-containing protein gives rise to the protein MLHNASVDDRLYRDPDLVQFYDIENEGGEDLAYCLRLAEGRQSVLDLGCGTGQLAAALANGRSVTGVDPAAAMLEIARHRSNGHKVSWVEADARDVRLGLKFDLVLLTGHAFQVFLTRSDQEAVLRTIACHLAPAGRFIFDSRNPAMEEWRTWNPQQSERILEHPRLGAVKAWNDSSQDAATGVVTYETHYEVLASGRRLSAKSDISFPTKEALAEMLDGAGLVVEEWLGDWLGGPYRQTSPEIIPIGRLR
- a CDS encoding polyprenyl synthetase family protein; this encodes MTISAELPFEAILEAHAEAVEALLRRLLDDRARSGEIARPASLMAAMRHGVLNGGKRLRPFLVLESSALFDPESGSEAALWAAAALECVHCYSLIHDDLPAMDNDDLRRGQPTVHRAFDEATAILAGDGLLTLAFDILADGAAAERRDGNLSAQTRLDLVLGLARAAGVGGMVGGQALDLQAARKPPDETGIITLQAMKTGALIRFACEAGAIVGGAPAPDRERLAEFGSAIGLAFQLADDLLDLTANAETMGKATGKDQAAGKATLAALHGVEWARSQLSGLIGQAHAILEPYGERAAILKSAASFIADRRN
- a CDS encoding lytic transglycosylase domain-containing protein; the protein is MRAARRTLRLASAVLLAACAPAGAEPSSALGPPPVTIDRVCDLIEIHAERNNLPKDFFARLIWKESRFDANAVSPAGAEGIAQFMPGTAALRGLDDSFDIEKAIPASARYLGELRLGFGNLGLAAAAYNAGENRVSRWLSSGGFLPLETEDYVLDIMGEYAENFTNAAYTGTIRPLDPKAPFDESCRRLPAIQSAVTAMATVNIKPWGVQVAGNFRRAAAIKQWQRLKGRFSALLADYEPVVSRVRTPIGRRGIYAVRIGVDNRANADIICQQLRGAGGSCVVVRNR
- a CDS encoding response regulator is translated as MPDYSSFIRSVRIRYLSGLLAFALTSAAIIYALNGVNAFRHDIDAISEQMVSLARDLRNATNFADTTTTAWRAETRDALKSAAHGHAERLNASIEALTAAVANVRSRLSKGTADELDSASINGDLFWSARDMVRNLGVLATAQAPDEAAYREINNQNKFFAQPSLIRAGAALDAEHKLVEARGNALLLWASAALLAVLASVAVWIFRPMEEAIRRAFAQSSESLFKAEAADRAKSEFLANMSHEIRTPMNGVLGMAELLAKTELTPRQKTFTEVIVKSGNALITIINDILDFSKINAGQLTLDPAPFRLAEAVEDVATLISARVAEKNLELIVRVDPRLPSDVVGDVGRFRQIVTNMVGNAVKFTEKGHVLIDVSGEVIEETVQLKVRVEDTGIGIPADKLQTVFEKFAQVDGSSTRRHEGTGLGLAIAARLVDLMGGTIGIESEVGRGSVFWFSVPLPVHEAGTKNEIVPVDVTGARVLVIDDNPVNREILLEQLRSWGFDCAAAESGAVGLAFLDRASQLGAAVDCIILDYQMPGMSGADVAKAISSDVRLSGIPVVLLTSVDHIDFGRLVVDYGIAAHLTKPARSAMLLGTVIAVIQRARTQVGKAQFVREPVQQLQNAVASAFTTLRGGPAAGQERDAALPGNAPLDILVAEDNEVNQMVFGQILSGLGLSYRIAANGRTAVEMHRSLQPKLILMDVSMPEMNGYEAAHAIREFEKSTGAHIPIIGVTAHALKGDREKCLESGMDDYIPKPVSPDRLGAKIGSWLSESALAKTA